The window AATAACTCCGGCGGAATACAGGAAAATAGCTGATGGCACCCAGAAAACATGGAAATGCGAGCGCGTAGACTGCAACGTTAACACGGATGACCTATCTTTAAAAATTGATCATCTGAACGACCAATTCGCTGTAATAGTGCAAAAACTCGATAAGCTTGACAAAATTGACGGTATAATTGCAGGAATTTCGGAAATCAAGACCGATATCCAAGCTATTAAGGCTACTGTAGATTTATTGGAACCGAGAGTGACCTCAAATGAGAGGGATATTAAAGTAATCCATGACGAAATAGCCAAAATCAAACAGACACGAGAAAATTACAGTGGGGGTGAATCTGAGGAGATTGTCATCCAAGAAATCAACGAGCATCTATTTCGGAAACGGAATGTTATTATCTTTAACCTCAAGGAGAGCTTGAGCAAGGacaccaaaactaaaaaaagagcATGACACTTTgctgatttcaaaaataattgatgCCTTGAATATCGGCATTCATGTCAACGGCCTAAAAATTTTCAGGTTGGGCAAGCCATTAAAAGATAAAGCTAGACCACTGAAAGTTGTTTTTTGTTCGGTAGAAGACGCGATGCAGTTCGTTAGCGGCTTCTCTAAGGAGGCAATTTCTGACGTTGATCCCGCCCTCTCTGACATTTCTATATCGAGAGATCGCACAATGAAGGAACGGCAATATCTTAAGAAGCTGAGGGATGAACTGGGGAGACGCAGGATGAATGGGGAAAGTAACATCACTATACGTTATTTGAAAggatcaccctgtataactaccTTCGAGCCAAAAAACTAGAAAATGCTGGGGTAAACCAGTCAGCTTAGGAACTCTATTTCCAAAATGTCAACGGCTTAAGGACAAAGTTTACCTCATTGAAACAATCAATATCTGTCTGCCATAATTATGATATACTAATACTGGTTGAAACTAATTTATCTGCCGACATTTGTAGTGCTGAGCTTGgtttgcaaaattataatatatttcgttgTGATCGTTCAGAACTGACCTCATCTAAAGTTAGCGGGGGAGGTGTTTTGCTTGGAATAAAGGACAACATACTATCCCAAGAAATCATACCAAAGAATAGATCTGTAGAATGTGTTTTTGCTACTGTCAAACTATCATCTAGTCATCGGATGCTGGTCGGCGGAGTCTACCTTCCACCTAACATGCCCTCAAGCCAATACTTTGATTTTGCCTCAATTGTCGAAGAGCTGCTCCTCACCTCtgaaaattttgaacctatccTGTTGTTGGGCGATTTTAACCTTCCCAACGCGGATTGGGGTCCTCTCGGCACTCAAATTCATGATCCTGCGAGCCAGCCAATCAAAGATCTTGCCCATATCTTCAATCTTACACAGGTCAACGGTGTTAACAACGAGCGTGGAATGTTACTGGATCTAGTTTTCTCTTCCAGGATAGACATCAGTGTCCGAAAGTCTCTTGATCGCCTTGTTCAGGTGGAATCACATCATCCAGCTCTCGTTATTACCGTTCCATGTTTCAGACCAGTCACTGATAATAACATGACCCTTATCTACGACTTTAGGAGGAGTGATCTGTTTGAGATATTTAGAGTGATTCAGGGTTGGCCGTATCCGGAACTAAACAACGTGATGGGGGACAGTGTGGAGACTGCATACATTGATTTTTATGGTTCTCTCAGTGGGGTGATCAGGGACTTGACCCCTACGAAAGTACTTGGAAAACGCAACTTCCCTTGTTGGTTTTCATTAGAGCTGAAGGCACtagtcattttgaaaaagaagctGCACGTCAAGTTCAAAAAGTCATTAAAAGAATCTGACTACTTGGAATTTCGTAGTGTTCGTGCAAGGTGTAAGACTCTATCCGCCTCCTGTTACAGGGACTATATACTTCGTATTGAAAACTCCATACCAAGCAATGTGAAGGTCTTCTGGGGACACATCAGGTATATGAAACGCAAGTCTTCAACACTTTCCAACCTGTACCTTGACAACATGACAGCGGACACCCCTAAGGGCATATGTGACTTGTTTGCTTCATATTTCTCTTCTGTAGGCTATACAGGCTCCCACAAAACACTTCCAGTTCCTTTGGAGCTGGAAACCTCTTTCCATCTGTCAGGTTTTCACATCTCATGTGAAGAAGTGGAGGAGACACTATCTGGGCTGGATGAAAGGAAGGGTGCGGGGCCAGATGGGATTCCCCCAGTAGTATTGAAGTTTTGTAGTGGTATCTTGGCTCCACATGTCACCCAATATTTCAATGCTCTTCTAACTCTGGGCATTTTCCCTAAGAACCTGAAGTCGAGCTTTATTACACCTATCCTGAAAAGTGGTGATCCAGTAAATGCCAAGAACTACAGACTTGTTGCAATTCAGCCTGCcctagccaaagtttttgagtccttGTTCTTACGTAGACTTTCATTTGAAGCCAAGAACATCATCTCTCCAGCTCAACACGGTTTTATGAAGGGAAGGTCGGCAACAACCAATCTCGTGACTTTGCAGAATGACATTACATCCTCCTTCAGATTGGGCCACCAGGTCTATTGCGTTTAtcttgatttgtcaaaggctTTCGACAGGATAAGCCACATTCATCTCCTAGCAAAACTTAGGACTTGGGGAGTGACTGGATCTCTCTTGATGTGGTTCGAGAGTTACCTGGCGAATCGTTTCCTCGCCGTGCGTCATGCCAGTGAGACATCTTTTGCATTTGAGGTGGTgtctggggtgcctcagggttctcaGCTGGGAACTGCCcttttttctatcttcattaATGACCTTCAGAATGTCGTCACATCGTCTAGCCTGTTAATGTTCGCGGATGACGCCAAGGTATATAGGGAGATATCCTCACTTCAAGACTGCGCCTCTCTGCAATCCGACTTGGAAAGTGTCGTCTCCTGGTGTGTGCGGGATGGCATGGATATAAATTTCGCAAAGTGCTCTGTGGTCTCATTCCATCGCTCAGCTAGGGTCATAGTCTTCAACTACGAGATGGAAGGAACCATACTGAATCGCTCAAGTACAGTTAAGGATTTAGGAGTTATCTTGTCCTCGTCACTGAGCCCTGAACAGCATATGTCTTCAATTACGAGGAAAGCCACTATTGCCCTCGGtcttatatttaggacttctcgagatgggttttcaccatggacacttcgggccctgtacgtccagttggtttgaccaatattggaatactgttcgcCGGTATGGTCTCCCTACCTTTTGGGTCAGGTGGAACTcgttgaaagaattcagataagatttCTGAATTCTTATCTGAATTCAGAACCATCAGGCTGATTGGGTTGAGACTTGGATTTGCCTACGACGGGGTTCCTGTTGAAGATCTACAACGCCACTTTGGGCTCCTACCCTTGAGCACCAGACGCCAAATTGCTGATctgatgttcttgaagaagattttgtcgTCGTCTTGTGATTCTCCGAGACTTTTAAAAAGGATCAATCTTCGTTGTCCTcgaccatcttcaagatctgtgcagcttttcgagagggaattcctcgctacgaactatgcgtacaacagtacaataccgagaattcacaggttgggaaatggttttcctgcgcatattgatttgttcagaatgtccgacacatcattcaagagggagATCACGAAATATCGTTCTGGCCAcacgtgaaactctgacactgaacgttatattttgctt of the Homalodisca vitripennis isolate AUS2020 chromosome X, UT_GWSS_2.1, whole genome shotgun sequence genome contains:
- the LOC124369615 gene encoding uncharacterized protein LOC124369615, with translation MQFVSGFSKEAISDVDPALSDISISRDRTMKERQYLKKLRDELGRRRMNGEKLTSSKVSGGGVLLGIKDNILSQEIIPKNRSVECVFATVKLSSSHRMLVGGVYLPPNMPSSQYFDFASIVEELLLTSENFEPILLLGDFNLPNADWGPLGTQIHDPASQPIKDLAHIFNLTQVNGVNNERGMLLDLVFSSRIDISVRKSLDRLVQVESHHPALVITVPCFRPVTDNNMTLIYDFRRSDLFEIFRVIQGWPYPELNNVMGDSVETAYIDFYGSLSGVIRDLTPTKVLGKRNFPCWFSLELKALVILKKKLHVKFKKSLKESDYLEFRSVRARCKTLSASCYRDYILRIENSIPSNVKVFWGHIRYMKRKSSTLSNLYLDNMTADTPKGICDLFASYFSSVGYTGSHKTLPVPLELETSFHLSGFHISCEEVEETLSGLDERKGAGPDGIPPVVLKFCSGILAPHVTQYFNALLTLGIFPKNLKSSFITPILKSGDPVNAKNYRLVAIQPALAKVFESLFLRRLSFEAKNIISPAQHGFMKGRSATTNLVTLQNDITSSFRLGHQVYCVYLDLSKAFDRISHIHLLAKLRTWGVTGSLLMWFESYLANRFLAVRHASETSFAFEVVSGVPQGSQLGTALFSIFINDLQNVVTSSSLLMFADDAKVYREISSLQDCASLQSDLESVVSWCVRDGMDINFAKCSVVSFHRSARVIVFNYEMEGTILNRSNNVSQQTVIKKETSGPQETKGFQETDCQENSKCLDVPATHNGTGGGVRIVTLEVTFLDRGTKINWHQFANHLAERHRPPKTPAESLDQLDQQVLDLTTTHQESKTVSSSPLSRMDISSPLLRT